The genomic interval GCGGCTTCGACGTGGCGGCCGGCCGGCTCATCCGCATCGAGGGCACCCAGGTCATCGACCAGTCCATGGGTGGCATGGGCGGCACGAAGGTTCGCTCGCGCTTCTCCCTGCAGCGGCTGTAATCGGGCCTCGCGTCAGCGGGTCCGGAGCAGATGAGGAAGCTCAAGACGGGTTGGAGGAACTGACCATCTCGAGCTGGGTGAGGGACTGCCGCTTCAATCCATTCGCGGCGAAGAAGCCGGCGCCCAGCTCCTCGGGAACAATGGCGGGAACCCTCCACCAGCGGCCCGACATTCGCGCGGCAAGCGCTCGCAGGAGGCGGCTCCCTTCCCCCTGGCGGCGCTTCTCCCCGGCGACCAGGGAGCGGAGGACGAGCTCCTGGGACCCGGCCTCGGTGACCACGGCCACGGCGGCGCCCAGGCGAAAGGCGCGCGTCGGCGCAGTGAGCCCGGCCACGGTCTCCGGCGCGAGCTGCCAGGGGAGTCCGGGCTCGCCATACCGGAGGATGGCCTCCAGCGCAGTGACGAGGGGTATTTCTTCCAGGGGCACGGCCTGCTCCGGCGGCGTCCCCTCCCATCCCACGAGCCGGCGGCGAACCTGGAAACCCATGCGCTCGTAGAGGGCCACCGCCGGGGTATTGCTCTCGATGACCTCCAGCCGCACCGAGCGGTCCCCGCGAGCCCGCGCCTCGTCGAGAACCCTTCGCAGGAGCTCACGGCCCAGCCCTCCGCGCCTCAGCTCGGGCACCACCCCCATGGCCGCCACCCGGCTCGTCACGTTCCGGCGGGCCACGAGCGCCAGCGCCACCAGCCTCCCCTCCTTCATCATCACGAGGCTGTCGGCGAGGTGCACATGCTCGGTACGCAGCCGCTGCTCGAAGGCTCGGACGTCCGCGGAGATGGGAACCACGTACCCGGCGAAGCTGGCCGCGAACCCCTCGGCGAGCCGCTCCAGCGGGAGGGAGGATGCGGAAGAAATCTCGGGAGCCATCATGCCCGGCATCGTATCGGGTTCCCGCGCTCCATCCACCGGACGGAAATCCGCCCTGCCCCGAGGGGCCGTCCGGCGCGGCTCCTACGGTGTCACTTCCAGCACGGCTCACCAGTCGAAGCCGGCGACGAACAACTTCTGATCCGTCGGTCCGTGGCCACAGCAGCTGGACGCAATGACGGTACCGGCTTCCAGCACGCCGCGGATCTCGCGCACCGCCTGTGACTCCCTGATGCAAGAAGGCCGCTCCACGCCAGCCATCCGCGGATCCGGCCGCACGTGCTCCACCAACACGATGCGACTGCCGCGATTGAAGGGCTCGATGCGCACCTTGCCGCGGCGGTCGGGACTGAACCCACATGGCGCCGAGATCGCCAGCGGCATCACCAACGTCTCGCCACGCAGCAGCACGCAGCGACCATCGCGTTCGCCCAGTTGCAGCGCCTGGCCGGCGAACTGGACCTGGGTCAACATCGGGGCGGCGTCCGCCGGCGCCGCGACTGGCTCCGCATGAGCACCTGCGGCGACCAACAGGGCGGTGGATGAGGTAACGAACACTGAGCTCAGTCTCACAATCAGGCCTTCCTTTTGAAAAATCGGGGCACAATCAGCCCGCGTCCGCGTCGTATCGGGCATGCGGGGAGCATTGCAAACGGAGGTCCGCGCAACGCGCACGCTGGCGTGCATGGAGGAGCGGCTGGCCGCGCACTCGGAGGGCCTCAGCCCGGGGACGAACGCCATGCCCCGTCGGATGATGTCGCCCGGGCCGTGAAGCGCCGGGCGGTCATCCGGAGACGGCATGGCGCTCGAGCCGGCTCAGGAGTCGTAGCCGTGGTGCCCGTCGAGCACGATGACCTTGCGGCTGGCCGGGTAGTAGAGGACGCCCCACTCCTTGAAGTCGTGGCAGTTGTGGCAGGCCACCTCTCCCCCGGAGAACCAGGCCTGGACGTCGCCGCCGCCAGCGTAGGCATCAATCCGCGAGAGCAGCGCGGCGCCCTTGCCGCCGGAGAAGAAGTAGCTCTGCGCCAGGCCCGCGCGGTTCGTGACGGTGCCGTCAGTGAAGGACGGCAGGGAATGGTCCGCTCCAAGGTGCTCCACGATGGCCTGCAGCGTCACCGGCTGGGCCGGGCACTCGGGCGTGGTGTAGGCGGCGATGGAGGAGATTTCATACCAGGACAAGGGGGTGGACCCCACGTTCCACGCCGCGCGCGCGGGCTCCAGGGACGAGGCGTCGGCGGCGGTGAGCGAGAACGGCTGGGGGGACACCTCGCAGGCGCTCGCGTACGTGCAGCGCAGGACCTGGCGGTAGGTACCGCACTGGCCGAAGTCCGTCGTGCCCGCGGGCTGTGAGTGGTAGCAGTTGTAGACGGCGAGGTCGCAGCCCGGGTCAGGCCAGACGTCGTAGGCGTCGCCATCGGTGACCGCGAGCTCCATCACGCGCGCGACGAGGCGCGCCGTCTTCTGCATGGCCACGCCGTCATCGGCGCCCGCGCTGAAGGTGAGCGGGTCGGTGTGCGGGTCGATGGCCTGGTACAGCGTCGGGTACGACCAGTCGAGGCGGTAGTTGGGCCGACCGTAGACCTGCGGGATGCCGTCGGTCGCCGTGACGGTGAGCCAGTCCACGTACCCGGACACCGAGGCGTGGCCGCGATAGAGGAGGTGGGTGTTGCCCTGGACGACGTAGATGGGGTTCACCGCCTCGTCGATCCAGATGCCGCTGTCGCCGCGGAAGTCGAAGAACCGCGGGGCAATCACGATGCGAGCGGTGTACGAGCGCGGCATGCCCGTGAAGGTGTCGACGCGGACGAAGAGCGGCAGGCCGGAGAGCACGGTGTTGAGCTCGTGGCCCTCGTGAAGGACGAGCTCGAACCGGCGCTCGCTGATGATGTTCGCATCCCCGAAGGCGTCGTCGGGGACGAAGCTCAGGACGTCCGAGAGGTAGCGGTTCGCGGTGCCGCGGATGATGAGGGCGCGGACGCCATCACGCTCCTCGAAGGTGCCGAGCGTCTCGAAGCTGAGCTCGTTGTCGCCCACCGAGGCGTAGAGACGGGTGGCCGTCGCCGCGGCGGTGCTGACGCCGGTCTCCTCCGCGGTCTCGGGAGTGGCGTTGGTACAGGCCGCGAGCGCGGCGAGGCTGGCGAGGGCGAGGGTGCGTAGTTGCATGGGGGGTCTCCAAGTGAGGCCCCCCGAGTACCACACGCCGGTGACACGCCGCAGGCGGGGACTGTGTCAGTCCCGTGACGTGAGTTGGTGTGGGCTCCTCGGCGAACAGGGTGCACGAGGTCGAGCACGCGAACCTGCTGCGTGTAGAGGGTAATGCGCCGCTCGACGCACCCGAGGACCCGCGGCCATCGGCTGTGACATGTCAGCCCGCCCGTTTGTCATGTCAGCCCGCTCCTTTCGACATGTCAGCTTGCACTTCGAGTGCGTCAACCATTTGGTCCGAGGAAATCCCTGGCATGGCATGGGCTCTGCATCGCACTTCCTCGACCCCATCGCCTTCACGGTGCGGTCCAGCAAAAGCAATTGTCCTCCCCCACATGAAAGCAGGAATTCGATGGAGAACCTATTCGAGCTCATTGGAGAATCCGCACCTTACGTTGCGGTGTATGACGTTGCCGTCGACAATGGTGTTGTCTACAGCAAGTTCAAGCCGGAGCAGCGGCGCTACGCCGAGACGACATTGATGAGTTGCTCCGAGGGGCTCCGCACCATGGCTGTCCACGGCGTGCTGGCCTGCGCCGTAGCCAATCCGATCAAGTCCAAACACTACTACCTTGCCACCAAGGCAGACCTCCAGGTGTTCCCGGTCCACGCCACCACCACGGGCTTCTTTCGCTGCGTGGGACGCGTGGACCGGATCGATCAGTCCAAGCGATATCCCTTCTATACGGAAACCGTGACATGCTTCACGGAAGGGGGCGAGCGCTACGCGGTCCTGGAGGTGGAGTACGCTGGCTTCAACGAAGAGGAGTTCGTGAAAGCCAAGGGGGCCGATGCAACACCGGCGGTTGCACTGGTTCCCGGCCATCCCAGCCCGTACGTGGATCCCGTGCGGCCGATGCAAATCGAATGGATACAACCCGGCGAGGCGCTACGAGCCACCCTGGAGGGGTTCCGCCGCGAGGACTTCGCCGGCCATTTCGCCATACGGGCGATGTGTCCTGTATCGATCCTTGGTGGGAACGCGTGCTCTCTTCTGCGCCACTTCCCTGGGCTCGACGCCTATCAGATAACCCGGTGCGTTCTCACCTGCAGGCACGCGTCCCTTCCGGGGGAGCCGCTGCATCTGAGCTGTGTCCGGGAACGGGCCGACCATTTCGTGGTCACAGCCCACAATGACAATGGCAGGCTCCTGTCCACATTTCACATGGATGTGCAAGCACACCGGCCTTGATGTGAGGTCATGCGACCGTCAGCGTACACGAAGCGACCCTGCATGCGCATGCCAGGGTTCCTCGCGGGAGACAAAGCAATGCTCAAGGACAGACTCGTTGGCACCTGGCAGCTCATCTCCGTGGAGGGCCGCCTGCCTGATGGCAGCCGGGATTACCCCTACGGGCAGAATCCTCTGGGGATTCTGATGTATGACCGCCTCGGGAACATGGCGGTGCAACTCATGGGGCGGGACCGCCCCCCCTTCGAATCCGCGGACTTGAAGGGGGGCTCGGCACAGGAGGCAAAGGACGCGTTGGACGGGGCTGCCGTCTACTTCGGGACCTACGAAACCGAAGAGCAGACGGACACGGTCTGCCACCACATCACGGGCAGCGTCTTCCCGAACTGGATCGGAACCGTGCAGAGAAGGAAGGCAACCGTGAAAGGGAACCGGCTGGTCTTGAGCACCGAACCCCTGTTGATGGGGGGAAGCGAATCCGTGGTCGTACTGGAATGGCAGCGGATGGCCCCGTCAGCGGTGCGCCGATGATGGACCCGTACGCCGCCGCGGGTGGCTTGCCGCCGGAATGAGAGCGTCAGCGCCCGACGAGACCGTCCAGCAGGCGCTTCGCGAGGGCCGTCACGGTACCGCGGCGGGTCTCGTCGAGCCGCTCCCACCCGAGGACAGCGCGCGACACGGGCTCTATCGTCGTGAAGGCGGAGAGCGCGGCGAGCAGCATCACCGCGCCCGCGCGCTCCTCCTCCCTCCCTGGGCGGCGCTGGCGAGCAATGGCCAGCAGGTCGGCGACGAGGCCGATGCCGGGGCTCCACAGCCCCTCGAACAGCAACGCATAGCCGGGGCCCTGCTCGCTCATCTCGCGCAGCACGAAATCGGTGGTGAGCCGTTGCTCGGCATCAGCGGTAAGTGCCTTGACGAGCGCGTCGAGGATACGGTCGAGCCAGTCCCGCGCTTCCGTGGCCGAGAGCGATCCCTTGTTCGCTGCCTCGCGAGCGGCGCTCACCAGCGGCAACAACCGGCGACTGTGCTGTTCGATGATCTCCTGCGCGCAAGCGCGGTGCAGCCCCTCCTTGTTGCCAAAGTGGTAGGCGATGACCGGGAGCGTGACGCCCGCCTCGGAGGCGATCATCCGGGTGGTGGCGCCCGCGAAGCCCTCACGAGCAAAACACCGCATGCCCGCCTCGAGGATCCGGGCCCGGGTCATCTCCGTTGGCGTCAGGCGGTTTTTGGTCTCGAGGCTCATGCTCAGCCATATAGGCAGGGAGGAGCAGTTTCCGGTAGGGCTCACTCCTGCCCCTTCCGGAACAGGCGCTCCGGCCGTTGCAGCGGAACCTATCACCTGATATACGGAGTATATCATCTGATAGGGGTGGCGACATGGCTTTACGTGAACCGGTACCAGCCGAGCACGAAGCAGCGCCGGCGCAGGCGGCGAAGCGGGCGGCCGCGCGCGAGTGGAAGATCGACTATCTCTCCCCCGCCGGAGAGCCTTCGTTGGTCCCACCGGACTCAGTGCAGTGGCGGGTCTACCGCAACCCGATCGCCATGGGGGTCGGCGGAGTCGCCGCGGTGCTGCTCGAGTTCGCCGACCCACGGATCCGCAGTGGGGTATGGGACCACTCGATCTACAAGGTGGACCCGATCGGACGCTCGCGACGGACCGGGGTCGCGGCAATGGTGGGCGTGTATGGCCCTGCCTCGGTGGCGCGCAAGGTGATCTCCGGCGTCACGAAGATGCACGCGCGCGTGTCGGGTGAGACCCCCAATGGTCAATCGTACCGTGCGCTCGACCCGGTGCTGCTCAATTGGGTCTCCGCGACCGCTGCTTTCGGCTTCTTCAAGGCCTACCACACCTTCGTTCGTCCGCTCTCGCCAGAGGAGCAGGTGCGCTTCTTCGCGGACGGGAAGCCGGTCGCCGAACTCTACGGTGTCACGCAAAGCGTTGGGTCGGAAGCCGAGTTCGTCGCGATGATGGAAGGGCTGCTGCCAGGTTTCGAGCCGCATCCGATCAACCTCGAGTTCCTGAACATCATCGAATCGGGCCGCGCGGCGCCGTCCGTGCCGCGCATCCTGCACCGCGCGATGGCCCGCGGCGCGGTCGCGATCCTCCCGCCGGTGGTCCGGAAGAAACTGGAGCTCGGTAGGGAATGGGACCTGACCGTGCTCGACCGGATGGCGCTGACCTCCGCCGGCCGGTTCGCTGACCTCAGGCGCGACCGCAACTCTCCCGCCTGGCAGGCGGCGCTGCGTCTCGGCCTGCCAGGCGACTTCGCCTGGCGCTCGCCGTCGAAGCAGAGAAGCCTGCTCAAGCGCTGACGCTCACACCAGACCGAGGGGGGCAGCGGTTCTAGAATCCTCTGCCCTCTCCTCGGAGCGGCCGAGCCGGCGCGCACAGGCACCGGCCAGCGCAGGACGACTCAGTGCAGGCATTCGCCGCATGAGCCGGACAATTTGGTATTGGCGACGAA from Archangium lipolyticum carries:
- a CDS encoding GNAT family N-acetyltransferase, encoding MMAPEISSASSLPLERLAEGFAASFAGYVVPISADVRAFEQRLRTEHVHLADSLVMMKEGRLVALALVARRNVTSRVAAMGVVPELRRGGLGRELLRRVLDEARARGDRSVRLEVIESNTPAVALYERMGFQVRRRLVGWEGTPPEQAVPLEEIPLVTALEAILRYGEPGLPWQLAPETVAGLTAPTRAFRLGAAVAVVTEAGSQELVLRSLVAGEKRRQGEGSRLLRALAARMSGRWWRVPAIVPEELGAGFFAANGLKRQSLTQLEMVSSSNPS
- a CDS encoding lipocalin-like domain-containing protein → MLKDRLVGTWQLISVEGRLPDGSRDYPYGQNPLGILMYDRLGNMAVQLMGRDRPPFESADLKGGSAQEAKDALDGAAVYFGTYETEEQTDTVCHHITGSVFPNWIGTVQRRKATVKGNRLVLSTEPLLMGGSESVVVLEWQRMAPSAVRR
- a CDS encoding TetR/AcrR family transcriptional regulator, yielding MSLETKNRLTPTEMTRARILEAGMRCFAREGFAGATTRMIASEAGVTLPVIAYHFGNKEGLHRACAQEIIEQHSRRLLPLVSAAREAANKGSLSATEARDWLDRILDALVKALTADAEQRLTTDFVLREMSEQGPGYALLFEGLWSPGIGLVADLLAIARQRRPGREEERAGAVMLLAALSAFTTIEPVSRAVLGWERLDETRRGTVTALAKRLLDGLVGR
- a CDS encoding oxygenase MpaB family protein, which produces MALREPVPAEHEAAPAQAAKRAAAREWKIDYLSPAGEPSLVPPDSVQWRVYRNPIAMGVGGVAAVLLEFADPRIRSGVWDHSIYKVDPIGRSRRTGVAAMVGVYGPASVARKVISGVTKMHARVSGETPNGQSYRALDPVLLNWVSATAAFGFFKAYHTFVRPLSPEEQVRFFADGKPVAELYGVTQSVGSEAEFVAMMEGLLPGFEPHPINLEFLNIIESGRAAPSVPRILHRAMARGAVAILPPVVRKKLELGREWDLTVLDRMALTSAGRFADLRRDRNSPAWQAALRLGLPGDFAWRSPSKQRSLLKR